In Streptomyces ambofaciens ATCC 23877, a single genomic region encodes these proteins:
- a CDS encoding NAD-dependent epimerase/dehydratase family protein, protein MSTLVITGAGGFIGGHVVREAERLGVTLRLTAHDARVRADGPRTTVVRADLTDPGTLRGLCDGADAVLHCASLIGGPEERCEAVNARGTAALVDEARRAGVGRIVQLSTAAVYGRGTFRRARPQDLRRAPGSATSRTRAAGEDAVLAAGGTVVRPHMVYGRGDTRVVPALARLLRVLPGTVAGWQAQVSVIAAEDLARALVGVALAPAGHLTAPVYHACHPRPVPWHTVLRTVAAVADVPWPERDLTLDQAYEALRARGGSRHDLDLLISDHWFDADPLWTDLDTSPGPAFEEGFARHEDWYRRSLAPADGA, encoded by the coding sequence GTGTCCACCCTCGTGATCACCGGTGCCGGCGGCTTCATCGGCGGGCACGTCGTCCGGGAGGCCGAACGCCTCGGCGTCACCCTGCGGCTGACGGCCCACGACGCCCGGGTGCGCGCGGACGGGCCCCGTACGACGGTCGTCCGCGCGGACCTCACCGACCCCGGCACGCTGCGCGGCCTGTGCGACGGCGCCGACGCCGTGCTGCACTGCGCCTCCCTGATCGGCGGCCCGGAGGAACGGTGCGAGGCGGTCAACGCCCGTGGCACGGCCGCGCTCGTCGACGAGGCCCGCCGAGCGGGTGTCGGGCGGATCGTCCAGCTCAGCACCGCCGCGGTGTACGGGCGGGGCACCTTCCGGCGCGCTCGCCCGCAGGACCTGCGACGGGCCCCGGGGTCGGCCACCTCGCGGACCCGGGCGGCCGGCGAGGACGCCGTACTGGCCGCCGGCGGCACGGTCGTCCGCCCCCACATGGTGTACGGCCGCGGGGACACGAGGGTGGTGCCCGCGCTGGCCCGGCTGTTGCGGGTCCTGCCCGGCACGGTGGCGGGCTGGCAGGCGCAGGTGTCGGTCATCGCCGCCGAGGACCTCGCCCGTGCCCTGGTCGGGGTGGCTCTCGCACCCGCCGGGCACCTCACCGCGCCCGTCTACCACGCCTGCCACCCGCGGCCCGTGCCCTGGCACACGGTGCTGCGTACGGTGGCCGCCGTCGCGGACGTCCCGTGGCCCGAGCGCGATCTGACCCTCGACCAGGCGTACGAGGCACTGCGGGCCCGCGGGGGCTCCCGGCACGACCTCGACCTGCTGATCAGCGACCACTGGTTCGACGCCGACCCGCTGTGGACGGACCTCGACACCTCGCCGGGTCCGGCGTTCGAGGAGGGCTTCGCCCGGCACGAGGACTGGTACCGGCGGTCACTGGCCCCGGCGGACGGGGCCTAG
- a CDS encoding ABC-three component system protein, with amino-acid sequence MSHEQRLFARVRFLERMSELTGSAFEDFFHDLMCARYPDFLDVRTHGNIGDQGADGLTLHDRKLFASYAPHAFSATDTKSKFNSDLKKAKEKRSGQFDVFVFVHNDRRGMHPEIATLLADAKAANPALAFEQIGIRRLWQECMRLDLESAEDILDCEIPVRPVVYGLGMEDLAPLLKHLRELRTKSDPLMPLDNVPPTKMDYNRLDEDAREDLQKGRRQAHLVEAFYDGSLRAIEHDEVAEGFRIYYEQLKAEWDEPEEVLWQLEMYVLGNERQHPKVHRAAWVVLAHFFDRCDIFETPPPGWTAQTLEASA; translated from the coding sequence ATGAGCCACGAGCAACGACTGTTCGCGCGCGTTCGCTTTCTTGAACGCATGAGCGAGTTGACCGGTTCGGCTTTCGAAGACTTTTTCCACGATTTGATGTGCGCGCGCTATCCCGATTTTCTCGACGTGCGCACGCACGGAAATATCGGAGACCAAGGGGCGGACGGGCTGACACTCCACGACAGGAAATTGTTCGCCAGCTACGCACCTCACGCTTTCAGTGCGACCGACACCAAGTCAAAGTTCAATTCGGATTTGAAGAAGGCAAAAGAAAAACGGTCAGGTCAATTCGACGTCTTTGTTTTTGTTCATAACGACCGCAGAGGAATGCATCCCGAGATAGCGACACTTCTGGCTGACGCCAAGGCCGCAAATCCCGCTCTTGCGTTCGAACAGATAGGGATCCGGCGCCTTTGGCAAGAGTGTATGCGGCTGGACCTCGAGTCTGCGGAAGATATCCTTGACTGCGAAATACCCGTACGCCCAGTGGTGTATGGCCTCGGAATGGAAGACCTTGCCCCATTGTTGAAGCACTTGAGGGAGCTTAGGACGAAGTCTGATCCCTTAATGCCTCTGGACAATGTGCCGCCTACCAAGATGGATTATAACCGTCTGGATGAAGACGCCCGAGAAGACCTACAGAAGGGGAGACGACAGGCTCACCTCGTCGAGGCCTTTTACGACGGGTCGTTGCGCGCTATCGAGCACGACGAAGTTGCAGAAGGTTTCCGAATCTATTATGAGCAACTGAAGGCCGAGTGGGACGAGCCTGAGGAAGTCCTGTGGCAACTGGAAATGTACGTTCTCGGAAATGAGCGACAGCATCCCAAGGTGCATCGCGCAGCGTGGGTAGTACTAGCTCACTTCTTCGACCGGTGCGACATCTTTGAAACCCCACCGCCGGGATGGACGGCGCAAACCCTTGAGGCATCTGCATGA
- a CDS encoding ABC-three component system protein, with protein sequence MLRQLSADDPRFKTASFTSGMNLIVAEKRTSSTETDSRNSAGKSSLIELIHFLLGARVDKRSLVSDRHLRSVNFHLKMDWPSNGVLTVGRRASRPNFVQLDPDIRPGRQEEMFALGGPAEVTLDEWNKLIEKDLFGVRADASGVSGRTMLSFLMRRASAHGFNQATESFSKQRKADAATNLAYLLGLDYELADGYRKLSAQKATRTQLRKAVNDPVWGRIVGSTADLRGQITLAEAQLRRLEDQIADFQVVPEYERVKQEADALARRIKQLAQDDTIDQSNLEELQQAVTEASDVTVDYMESAYRELGILLGDQVRRRFDDVQTFHQSVVRNRRVFLEAEIESLTSRLTERRDERARLGEQQAQLLRMLNEGGALEALTALQQALAREQANVEALRHRYEAAQALEASARQITAQRLQQQQAVATDLNERREQQAEATLLFSRFARELYGEREAYLRIEAGRENLQITPYIRSDNSRGIGNMVIFCFDLALSVLAHRHGRGPDFLVHDSHLFDGVDERQLVKAFALAAEVSAEEGMQYIATINSDDLAKAVRLGFNDAPFVREPRLTDDLEDGGLFGFRF encoded by the coding sequence ATGCTGCGTCAGCTCAGCGCTGATGACCCGCGGTTCAAAACCGCATCATTCACCAGCGGAATGAACCTGATTGTGGCTGAGAAGAGGACTTCCTCCACCGAGACTGACAGTCGTAATAGTGCTGGAAAATCAAGTCTCATTGAGCTCATCCACTTCCTTCTAGGCGCACGCGTAGACAAGCGTTCACTAGTCAGTGACAGGCATCTTCGGAGTGTGAACTTTCACCTGAAGATGGATTGGCCGAGTAATGGCGTTCTGACTGTGGGGCGCCGGGCTAGTCGGCCTAATTTTGTGCAACTTGATCCAGACATCCGCCCTGGCAGGCAAGAGGAGATGTTCGCGCTCGGGGGGCCGGCAGAGGTCACGCTTGATGAGTGGAACAAGCTGATCGAGAAGGACCTATTTGGTGTTCGCGCAGACGCCTCTGGCGTGAGCGGTCGCACCATGCTGTCGTTCCTAATGCGACGGGCGTCCGCACACGGGTTTAATCAAGCAACGGAGAGTTTTTCCAAGCAGCGGAAAGCCGATGCCGCAACTAATCTAGCTTATCTTTTGGGCCTGGATTACGAACTTGCTGATGGATATCGTAAACTCTCCGCACAAAAAGCCACTCGCACGCAGTTGCGAAAGGCAGTCAATGATCCGGTATGGGGTCGGATTGTCGGTTCAACCGCAGACCTGCGCGGTCAGATCACCCTCGCTGAGGCACAATTGCGTCGCCTTGAAGATCAGATTGCCGATTTCCAAGTGGTTCCCGAATACGAACGGGTCAAGCAGGAAGCGGACGCACTAGCTCGTCGAATCAAGCAGCTTGCGCAGGATGACACCATTGACCAGAGCAACCTTGAAGAGCTGCAGCAAGCTGTCACGGAGGCCAGCGACGTCACTGTGGATTACATGGAGTCGGCCTACCGCGAACTAGGTATTTTGCTGGGGGATCAAGTCCGGCGACGGTTTGACGATGTGCAAACTTTTCATCAATCTGTGGTGCGGAACCGTCGAGTTTTCCTTGAAGCTGAAATCGAGAGCCTAACCAGCCGATTGACTGAGCGGCGGGATGAGCGCGCTAGGCTCGGCGAGCAACAAGCGCAGCTTTTGCGCATGCTGAATGAAGGCGGAGCTCTCGAAGCTCTGACGGCTCTTCAACAGGCTTTGGCTCGCGAACAGGCGAATGTCGAGGCATTGCGTCACAGGTATGAAGCCGCTCAAGCACTCGAAGCGAGCGCGCGGCAAATCACGGCCCAACGTTTGCAACAACAGCAAGCTGTCGCAACTGATCTTAATGAGCGACGTGAGCAGCAAGCCGAAGCAACGCTGCTGTTCTCACGATTCGCCCGGGAGTTGTACGGCGAACGAGAGGCCTATCTGCGCATCGAGGCAGGTCGTGAAAATCTCCAAATCACTCCGTACATTCGCAGCGACAACAGTCGCGGCATCGGAAACATGGTGATCTTTTGTTTCGATCTTGCCCTTTCTGTTCTAGCGCATCGTCACGGGCGTGGCCCAGACTTCCTTGTACACGATAGCCATCTCTTCGACGGCGTTGATGAGCGGCAACTGGTTAAGGCCTTCGCACTGGCCGCCGAAGTAAGTGCAGAAGAGGGAATGCAGTACATCGCCACGATTAACTCTGACGACCTAGCTAAGGCAGTCCGCCTAGGGTTCAATGATGCTCCGTTTGTGCGCGAACCGCGTCTGACGGACGACTTGGAAGACGGAGGTCTTTTCGGATTCCGCTTCTAA
- a CDS encoding IclR family transcriptional regulator domain-containing protein, giving the protein MPAHTTNDTPRDEGVAAPAEAVAPLLRGIAVLRRLTEADGGTLSLSALEKATGLARSTVDRVTATLARMGYVRLDGRDVTLAPRLMELGNAYLAALRLPALLSARADALADALDESVSLAVGDRDGIRFIHQATRRRAMSLSFRIGDLLPAERTAPGPLFATEWTDADWRRWHDRRATDPRDTTFPAVPPREHTTPDEDFEHRTARAAADGWALDDQLIEPGLVAVSVPVRDPGSGRVACVASVVSHTSRHTAGDLRAALLPRLRTAVAAMEDDLRTAPPPEPGAPPAGLAVWTGASKQELGREFVESLARGLTVLTAFGESRPAPTLTEIAKATGLARATVRRALITFEHAGLVAPAPGRAFTLTPRVLSLGFPPLSRASLPEIAQPHLTALADRVREPAALAVLADSGEEIQYTARASTSHVLSAHVTVGARRPAYATAPGRVLLAGLPADPLPEVRAQGHALVDEELEAGLRSLAVPVRDRTGRVVAAVNVATHAARRSAVSCVADVLPELRRTADLVEADLRVAGRFRTVPTT; this is encoded by the coding sequence ATGCCCGCCCACACCACGAACGACACCCCGCGCGACGAGGGTGTCGCCGCCCCGGCCGAGGCGGTCGCCCCGCTGCTGCGCGGCATCGCCGTACTGCGCCGGCTGACCGAGGCGGACGGCGGCACCCTCAGTCTCAGCGCCCTGGAGAAGGCGACCGGCCTGGCCCGCTCCACGGTCGACCGCGTCACGGCGACCCTCGCCCGCATGGGATACGTCCGCCTGGACGGCCGCGACGTGACCCTCGCCCCCCGCCTGATGGAGCTGGGCAACGCCTACCTGGCCGCCCTGCGCCTGCCCGCCCTGCTCTCCGCCCGCGCCGACGCACTGGCCGACGCACTGGACGAGTCGGTCTCCCTCGCGGTCGGCGACCGCGACGGCATCCGCTTCATCCACCAGGCCACCCGCCGCCGCGCGATGTCCCTCAGCTTCCGCATCGGCGACCTGCTCCCCGCCGAACGCACCGCGCCGGGCCCGCTGTTCGCCACCGAGTGGACGGACGCCGACTGGCGCCGCTGGCACGACCGCAGGGCGACGGACCCGCGGGACACCACCTTCCCGGCCGTCCCCCCGCGCGAACACACCACCCCCGACGAGGACTTCGAGCACCGTACGGCGCGGGCGGCGGCCGACGGCTGGGCGCTGGACGACCAGTTGATCGAACCGGGCCTGGTCGCGGTCTCGGTCCCGGTACGGGACCCCGGCTCCGGCCGGGTGGCGTGCGTGGCGAGCGTGGTGAGCCATACGAGCCGCCACACCGCCGGTGACCTGCGGGCGGCCCTGCTCCCCCGCCTGCGCACGGCCGTCGCGGCGATGGAGGACGACCTGCGCACCGCCCCGCCGCCGGAGCCGGGAGCACCGCCCGCGGGTCTCGCCGTCTGGACGGGAGCGTCGAAGCAGGAGCTGGGCCGGGAGTTCGTCGAGTCACTGGCCCGCGGGCTGACCGTACTGACCGCCTTCGGCGAGAGCCGGCCGGCGCCGACCCTCACGGAGATCGCGAAGGCGACGGGCCTGGCCCGGGCGACCGTACGACGGGCGCTGATCACCTTCGAGCACGCGGGGCTGGTCGCACCGGCCCCCGGCCGCGCCTTCACGCTCACCCCCCGGGTGCTGTCCCTCGGGTTCCCGCCGCTCTCCCGCGCCTCCCTGCCGGAGATCGCCCAGCCCCACCTGACCGCGCTCGCCGACCGCGTGCGCGAGCCGGCCGCCCTGGCCGTCCTGGCGGACTCGGGCGAGGAGATCCAGTACACGGCCCGGGCGTCCACGAGCCACGTACTGAGCGCCCACGTCACGGTCGGCGCCCGGCGCCCGGCGTACGCGACGGCACCGGGCCGCGTACTGCTCGCCGGCCTGCCCGCCGACCCCCTCCCCGAGGTCCGGGCCCAGGGCCACGCCCTGGTCGACGAGGAGCTGGAGGCGGGTCTGCGCTCCCTCGCGGTCCCGGTGCGCGACCGTACGGGCCGGGTGGTGGCGGCCGTGAACGTGGCGACGCACGCGGCCCGCAGGAGCGCAGTGTCCTGCGTGGCGGACGTCCTGCCGGAACTGCGGCGCACGGCCGACCTCGTCGAGGCGGACCTGCGGGTGGCGGGGCGGTTCAGGACGGTGCCGACGACCTGA
- a CDS encoding AfsA-related hotdog domain-containing protein, whose translation MSFTARPEAVGTAPERVGGQDSRDVVLAAADARSPHRRQPRVDTAHPVCFDHPADHVPGMVLLEAAPQVAHAPTGPRDALPGGLESAFARYAPCGIDTVFTATATATATAPAAPCPTPFR comes from the coding sequence ATGTCGTTCACCGCCCGGCCGGAAGCGGTCGGCACAGCGCCGGAACGCGTCGGCGGACAGGACTCCCGCGACGTCGTCCTGGCCGCGGCCGACGCGCGCTCCCCGCACCGCCGGCAGCCGCGGGTGGACACCGCGCACCCGGTCTGCTTCGACCATCCGGCCGACCACGTGCCCGGCATGGTGCTCCTGGAGGCGGCCCCGCAGGTCGCGCACGCCCCGACGGGCCCGCGCGACGCCCTGCCCGGCGGCCTCGAGAGCGCCTTCGCGCGCTACGCGCCCTGTGGGATCGACACGGTGTTCACCGCAACCGCAACCGCAACCGCAACCGCGCCCGCGGCCCCGTGCCCGACCCCGTTCCGCTGA
- a CDS encoding ABC-three component system middle component 6 translates to MITPTKGISPDRCLLAVGAQILMQLEEPRTVSQAWARLKAWRIENEHFSPVSFEWFVLALDMLYSLGAVELRQDLLVARRIHAASAQR, encoded by the coding sequence ATGATTACTCCGACGAAGGGAATTTCCCCCGACCGATGCCTGTTGGCCGTTGGCGCCCAGATCCTCATGCAGCTTGAAGAGCCCCGTACTGTCAGTCAGGCGTGGGCGCGGCTAAAGGCATGGCGGATTGAGAATGAACACTTTTCTCCGGTGTCGTTCGAATGGTTCGTCCTAGCACTAGATATGCTGTACAGCTTGGGCGCCGTAGAGCTTCGCCAGGACTTGCTTGTAGCGAGGAGGATCCATGCTGCGTCAGCTCAGCGCTGA